The DNA window TGTCACTACTTCTATGGTAATCGGCAGCGACGTAGACGTGATATATGAACTATGCTCACACGTCGCCCAGTTCTGCAGGAAGAACATCAGACACCCAAGGCCTACCATACCCAGCATAGACAGAGTATCCGCGATAACAGAGGTCCCTGTAGCCGCGCCCCATACCGCGCCGCACACAATACACAGACAGAATCCAAAGAAGAATCCCAGGAAAGAGGCCAGGAAGGAACTTTTCGCATCCTTGGCAAACCGCATATAATCTGCCGCTCTGGAACACCCTGCCGCCCAAGTACCTACAACGGTCGTCACACCAGCGCTGATCGTCATAGTCTGCGGGAAAACATTATCCCAAACACCTGCCAGGCCGCCTGGAAGCTGAGAACATTTCCAGATTCCGAAAAGTCCGGTAAAAAGCAGCACTGGGAAAGCAAACCGGTTCAAGATGACCATTTTTGAAAATCCCACATAGTTATTCGTGATAAAAAGAACAGAGATAAGAATTGCCCAGACTTTGATATCGATGGCTGGAAACAGAGCCACCAGAATCGAGCAAAACATCGCCGCATTCACTACATACCAGCCAATATCCGCGATATGGAATCCCGGAATAGCCACTCCTACGCTTCCGTAGGCAAAACGGGAGGACAATGCGGCGTTGCAGTGGGTCTTATATCCCACATAGCCGCTCAGAGCTGTAAAGAGAGCAAGGAATAATGCCCCCCCAAAAATTGCTTTGAGTCCGTTTGAAAGGCCGCCCGTTCCAATCGTAACCGTAACACCTGCCTGATAGAGCTGAGCCACCATAGCCGCTCCAAACCATACGAAGACCAGGTCATACCAGTTCTGCCGCTTTTCTTTAGGAACTGGCTCGTACTGAAAATCATCACCAGAATGAGATGCAGATTCTTCCATCTTTTCGATTTCTTCAATCTCAGCCTCATTTACAACTTTTGTTTTTTCTTCTGTACTCACATAAACACCTCTCTTCCTTTATTGATTATGTTCCTTATGCCCTTCCTCCCGCCGAGGAAATGGAGGAAAGATCCTCATTTAATTCGCGGATATGAGCCTGCGCCCCAAGAATCCTCTGAAAAGCCCGCAAAGAATCCAGGATAATTCCCGGCTCAATATCCTTCATGATAAACACCAGTTCCGATCGTCTTTCCTCGCCTCCCCAGTCCTCCAGATGACGGGGCGGGTGGATGATATGCTGCACCCCGTTGATCAGAACGGGGCCGCCCTCCCCCGTGTCCAAAAGGCCTTTCACACGGTAAATCTTCTCTCCGTGAGCATATAGAAGCGCGGAAAGCCAAAGACCAAACGCAGCCCAGCTGATCGTATTGGAAAATCCGATAGAAATGGAACGCACCAGACTTTCATGCCGACGCTTTAAAACAATCGTTGGCCGCGTATTCATCGCCTGCAGCACTTCAGGACGGTCTGTTCTCCCTACACCCTCTGAGAATACCAATTCCGGATCGATTCGCCCCATATCTGTCCGCAAGATTGAGGCCGATGGATTAATCTCCAGAACTCGTTCCGTCAACGCCGGAATCTCGGAAACCTCCGCCAAATCGGTCTTAGTCAGGAGGATTTTGTCCGCTGTGGCAATCTGCTTTACCGACTCTTTTGTATGATCCAGCTGAAAACTGCCATTTACCGCATCCAGGCAAGTCACCACACAGTCCACCTGGTAGTGATGGCGGAGCACGGAATCCGTCATGATAGAGAACAGAATCGGCGCCGGGTCGGCAAGACCGGTGGTCTCAATTACCACCCGATCCACATCCAGTTCCCCGCGGTCTCTGCTGTCGATCATGGCCGATAACTCCCTCACCAGATCATCCCGGATATTGCAGCAGGCACAGCCGCCGGACAGAAGCAGAGTCTTTTCCTCGATCTGACGCAGTACCCGCTGATCCAAGCCAGCCTGTCCAAACTCATTCACGATTACCGACACTCGCTGAAACATAGGATGCTCCAGCCAATGACTCAGCACGGTCGTCTTCCCGCTGCCCAGGAATCCGGTCACAATAGTGACGGGCAGTTTCCCTTCCGCCATTTTACACACGCTCCTTCCTAACTAGCCCGCGTATTCAGATAATCAATCAATGCTGGGTCTAGCGGATCCACCTTTTTTCCCTGGAGTTTCTCTACATTGCTCCAGATTTCTCCAAAATCCTTACACAGTACACTGCGTCCCTTCCGGTTAGAGATCATATATCCTCCAGGCCGTTCACTGACAGAAAGGCCGTAGAAATTCATGATCTCATTCGTCATCCGCACCTTATCCCACCTGGTCTTACGAAGCACCCGCTGGTCCACAAATCCCCGCTCGTCCGTTTGCAGGGTATCGCTCCAGTGTATGCTGGAAAACATCTGTCCGCATGCCATGCACATTGGTCTTTTCCCTTCTTTCTGAAATTAATCTTTTTCTCTTGGGAACCTGCGCATAAAATCTTCCGCGACTTCTTTATAAGTCACAAACTTCACGCCTTCGTGCTCCATCATATGCTCGATCACCCGCTCGTTCATCAAGATATTCTGTGGATGTCCGCTTACGTCAGGATGGATACACATAGGCACTACCGCATAATCGTACTCCCTATATACATAATCGAACTGATCGATCCACATCTGCCCAATATTGCGGGGGCTTTCAAATCCATAGCTGTTTGGGCTTGCCTTCTGGAACATCATTGGCGGCAGGTCATCCAAATACCAGCTGGCCGGTATCTCTACCAGATCCGTTACCCGTCCGCGTACCAACGGCTTCATCCAGTCTTCCGCGTTCTTGGAGTAATCAATCTTAGTCCAGCTGTCACCAATCCGCAGGTAGTAGGGATGGAAGTCATTGTGCATCAAGCTGTTGTCATAGATAATTCCATGCTCGATCAGCAGTTTGTCTGTGATATCAGAGAACTGCCACCAAGGCGCATCGTATCCTACCGGCTTCTTTCCGCACAGCTTTTCGATCAGATCGATACACTTCTCCAGCACCGCTGTCTCCTGGGCCGCCGTCATGGTCATCGGATCTTCATGAGAATATCCATGGAGCGCGATCTCGCATCCAGCATCTGCTACCGCCTGCATCTGTTCCGGGAAACTCTCGATGGAATGTCCTGGAATAAACCAGGTACTCGGCAGATTGTATTTCTTCAGCATCTTCAAGATACGGGGAGAACCTACCTCGCCAGAGAAAATACCTCTGGAAATATCGGTAGGTGAGTCCTCGCCTCCATAAGAGCCAAGCCATCCCGCTACAGCGTCAACATGAACACCCCATGCCACAAAAATTTCCTTCTTTGCCATTTTGCAACCTCCTTTCTACGGCTCATCGCCGAATACAACCTTTGGCAAATTATAATTATGCATAAATGCCTAATTATCAAATCACTTACTCTCCCAATAATTGAGAAGAAAACAGCTTCCGTTTATAATCTTTCAGATACGGAATGGTCCTTCTTTGTTTTTCTACTTCCTCCATCCAGATCTCCTGGACCAATACCTGATCCTTTGTCTCCTGCTCCACAAGAATCTCTCCTCTTGGATCCACAATCCTGCTTTTCCCCGCGAACACTGGTCCGCCTTTCTCTTCTCCGCAGCGATTGGCCGCCACTACGTATAATCCGTTTTCCAAAGCCCGGGCTCTGGAGGCCAGTTCCCAAGCGTATGATCTCGCAAGCCCGAAAGCCGCTGAATAAGTAATCAGATTTGCTCCTTTTAGAGTCAGTATCCTGGCCCCTTCTGGGAATCCCACTTCATAACAGATCTGCATTCCAAGCCTTGCAAACCCTAAGTCAAACACGGGATAATCTTCTCCGCTCCGAAAACGGAGGGTTTCATCACCCCACAGGCATACCTTGCGGTATTTCCCGATATAGCCTTCCGGCCCTGTCAGCACACTAGTGTCGTACATCACACCGTCACAATCACTTCGTTCGATCAAAGCGCCCACCAGATACATATGATATTGGCTGGAAAGCCGTTCCATCCATTTGACGGTCTTTCCATCTGGAACCAACTCTGAAAACTCATAGTCTTTCTCCGCCATACTATACCCTGTATGGAATAATTCTGGCAAAACCGCAAGATCTGCTCCCTGGCCCGCCGCCTGTCGGATCAGCCCCTCTGCCTTCGAGAGATTTGCTTCCCGATCTCCCAAGATACAATCCATTTGAATCGCTGCTACTTTCACTCCCCGTCCTGCTCTTCTGCCATCATCCATTCCCCGCACCATCCTTATTTTCTATTTCTTTGTACACACTCATTTTGTATGCTTCCGTTTTGTATGATAATAATATTGTATACCGTTTTTTCTGGAAAGTCAATTTAAAAAGTTCATGTTTTCTGATTTTTCTGTCAAAACTCTTTTTCTTTACATGTTTTTAGCATACTTTTACACAAAAATCCGCCGGGGCATCTTTTCATACCCCGGCGGATTTAACTCTGCCAATATAATTATCCTTTTTGATTCTTCAAAATCTTTTTTCTGATATAACGGAATGTATTTTCCTCTCCTTCTTCTGCCAGCATCTTCAGCAGCTTATGCAGCAAAGCCGCCGTCTCCGGATGAATCATCTTTCCAAGCTTTCCGGCCCCTTGTTCGTAATACTGCAATGGATGCCGCTGAGTATACCGATCTCCAAGATAGGTTTTGGAGGCCGCGATCCGGTCCATAAACATCTCAATCACATATTTCACCGGCATCTTCTGTCCCACGATCCCTTCGTCGGGATCCACGCTGTAATCCAGCCAGTATTCATAGTGATGCTTATTTCTCCCCTTGTGATGGAGCCAGGCTGTAGAGTAGCCCGTAGCCTCTCTCTCAGCGTTATTCGGACTTCGTGTCCCCTGATAATAACGGCACCCTACCAGAAATTCTGTGGGTGTATATTTAGAAAGATCATGGAGCAGACCCTGCTTATATAATCCCACTTTGAAACAATGCTTCATGACCAGCCACTTATGGTGATTAATGGTATGTAAATGCTGTAATGCTTTCATCCTTTTTTCCTCATTCCGTCATACGTTAAAATAACTCCGGATTCCATACAAAACCAGCAGATGGACCGGATAAAACAGATAAAACAAATACTTCATCTTTCTTCCCCGCCCCCCATTATATAAGGCAATCGGCAGCGCAGCCAGCGCTCCAAGATACTGGATACCCGGCTGCCACAAAAAATTCCAGAATGCTCCCAAGATCAGCTTCAGCCGAAAACGATCCCGAAACTGAGCATAAATAACAGGAAGAAGCACTCCTAGAAATCCATAGTCTGTACCAAACCATTCACAAATCCCCATTCCTCCCAGCAGAATTAGTACCTTCAGACTTTCTTCCTGTACCTTTTTCATGCCATAGAGCACAAAAAGACTGGCCGCAAGTGTAAAAAATACATTCTGGTGACCAAACTCCAAAACCGTTCCATGAAAGGCCAGATCATAAGGGATTTCTGAAAGCAGGGCAAATACTCCCAATCTCAGAAGGTACCGCCGCAGATCCCCGGTATGGAAGAATCCTTCCGCCAGCAAAAAAGAAAAGATAGGAAACGCCAGTCTTCCAATCCCTCTCAAAAGGATTACATCCGGAAAAAAAACGGCGCCTATATGATCGATCGCCATGGACAAGATCGCAATACACTTAAGCTGGAACGAATCAAGGCTCATCCGCCTTCTGCCTCCCCGCCAGGATCATGATCGTCCGGGCCTTTAGTTCTATCTGTCTTTGCTTTTTTAACCGTCTGGGCTGCTCCAGAATTCCTTCATCTGTAGTTGCGGCCACATACCACTCTTTTCCCTTGGGAAGAGCCGGAATCGCGAATCGATGCTCCAGCCAGTGCATATTATAAGCCACAAAGCAATCTTCCCCTCCAGTCACCGCGCCGCTGTAATAGACGCCCAGTTGTCTGCTGGACACCTCAGAAGACACCTGCCACGCGTTTTCTCCATGATAAGATACGTCTGGCACTCCGCATCTGGTCTGATCCATTCCCCGCATCTCTTCGGCCGGACATAGTACCGGATAGCTTTTCCGCAAATAGATCAGCTCTTTCACAAACCGGAAGAATTCCTTTTCCTTTTCTAACTTGCGCCAATTCAGCCACCCTGTGGGATTGTCCTGACAGTAGACATTATTATTGCCTTTCTGAGAGTTGCCGAATTCATCCCCTGCCAGCAGACAGGGCGTCCCTTGAGCAGTCAGCAGAAGGAACATTCCATTCCGCCTCTGGCGCTCTCTCAGTTCCTGGACGGCCTTTTTCCGGGTTGGTCCTTCCGCCCCGCAGTTCCAGCTATAGTTATAATCCGGTCCATCTTCATTATTCTCTCCATTTGCCTCATTATGTTTTCCGTCATAAGAAACCAGATCGTTCAGGGTAAATCCTGTATGCCCTGTAATGCTGTTAAAGGCCCCTTCTCTTCCCGTGACATGACGCAGCCAATAGATCACACTGTCCACCATGCCCTCATCCCCTTTTAGGAATCGGCGCATTGTGTTCATAAACTCCAGATCGTGCCGGAGGATTTTGGTCTTCTTCAGAATCGGATCCTGACAGACACTCTCCATGGGTGCGTTCAATGGATTCAGGATAAATCCGTCAATATGATATTCCATTCGATAATAACGAAGACAATCCTCTGCCACAAATCCCGGCGTTCCCTCTGCAAAAGGCATTTCCAGCGCCACTTCAATTCCTTCCTGATGGCATGCTTTCACCATTTGTTTTAAAGAAAGAGGACCGTTGCCGCAGGCGGAATAGGCGCTTTTGGGAGCAAAATACCAAGCCGGCCCATATCCCCAATAATTCCGGTACCGGCCGCATTCCTGGAACTCATAGACCGGCATACACTGGATCTGATTGATTCCAAGTTCCTTCAGATAAGGCAGCTTTTCGATCACTCCTTCAAAGGTTCCCTTATCTTTTACCTTTGAAAAAGCATCCTTCGTAAATCCACGCACATGAAGACTATACGCGATCACCTGATGGAGGGGAAGATCCAGCGGTACATCACCTTCCCAGTCAAATGGGTCTTCTCTTAGAACGCCTCTTACCTGATGCTTCTGAATATCCCGCTCCTCTCCCCATATTTCTCTTCCCGAAAGGGATTTCGCCCGCGGATCCACCACGATTTCATCCCCTATCCGGTAATTATACTCCATGCAGTCTTCTATATCCTCCAACCCAAGACAACGTACTTCTCCAAGGGCCGCCTCCATAGGGTATTCCTGATACGGCTCCCGATCTCCTGCCCGGTACAGCAGCAGACTGCAGTCCTTTCCCTCTGGAACAGCTACTGAGAAATTCATCTTTCCATTTTCCGCCGCAACGCCAAGCGGCAGAGGTTTCCCCAACCTTTCTTTCATGCGCTTCCCCTTTCCTGTGCCTACTGCCATCCGTCTGTCCCGTACATATCCACGTTTTCCTCATTGATCATAAAGACATCTTCATAGGTCTCTCTTTCATAGGCTTCGCCTTTCAACATCTTCAGCACCAGTTCTGCCGCCGATTTTCCCATGTTGATAGGCGACTGGGCCGCAGTCCCCGCGATCTGATTCCCTGGCTTCTTTAATTCTTTCTTGATATCTGGGGAACCATCCACGCCATAAATGATCACATCATCTAATTCTGCCAGATTAACAGCCGTCTTTGCTCCTACCGCGATCTGGTCATTTCCGCACATAATGGCTGTCAGATCCGGATGTTCTGCCAGGATCTGCTCTGCCGCCTCCAACGCTTTCTCAAACTGGCCTCCCGTATCCTCTCTTGCCACAACTTCAAAGCCTTTTTCCGCTTCTGAAATCGCTTCTTCAAAACCGGTGATGCGTTCATTGATCGAATTCTGGGTCGGACATTCTAAAATCGCGATCTTCCCGCCTTCCGGCCGTTTTTCGATCAAATCTTCTCCGCACAGCTGACCGGCGGTATAATTATCGGATCCGATATACGCATCCACATAGTCCATCTCCTTGACCTGTGTATCTACATTCAAGATTTTGACATCTGCCTCTCTTAACGCCTCTAAAGAGGGAGTGATCTCCTCCCAATCAACAGGTGTCAGCAGGATCGCGTCAATCCCCTCATCGATCATCTCTTGGATCTGAGTCTCCTGGAGCGCCGCATCTGTACCGGGATCTTTAGTGATTACCTGGCATCCTTCCGCTTCCAAAGCTTCCCGTACCGCGCTCTCCAGCGTAATAAAATAAGGGTTTTCCATATCAATAGGACTGAATCCGATCACGTAAGATTCTTCCTCTCCCTCTTCCCCTTCTGTCTCATCTTCTTCCGGGTCCTCTGTCACAGCATTGTCCTCCGGTGTGCCTACGTTCTTTTTACAGGCTGATATTCCCAAGGTACAGATCAAAACCAACATCATCAATATCTGTATTCCTCTTTTTTTCATCATACAAACATCCTCCTTATGTACATCTGTGCACATACAGCTATATTTTACAACATTTTTATTCTTTTGGCTACTGCTTTGCTTGCTTTTTACATACACCTCTGGTACAGTTAGAGTATCTTAGTCAAAAGGAGAACAAAAATATGGGTGCCAAAAACACAAATTATGAGGAAGATATGATCACAGTCACGCTCACACTGGATAACGATGAGGTTGTAGAGTGCGCCGTCCTTACCACATATCAGGCTGGCGGAAATGAGTACATTGCTCTGCTTCCGATGGACGAGTCCGGCGATGATATGACCGGTGATGTCTACCTCTACCGTTACCGGGAAGTAGACGGCGAGCCAACGTTAGAGAACATCGACGATGATGACGAATACGAGGCCGCCGCCGATGCCTTTGATGAATGGATGGATGAACAGGAATTTGAAGAGCTACCGGACATGGAATAATTCACCCACGAAACGGGAGGGACTTGCGTCCTTCCCGTTTTTTTCCCGTACATAACTGACAAAAAGCCTTTCCCTCGCCCGTGTCATAGCAACATAGAACAGTCTGCGCTCTTCCTCGATCTCCTCTTCCATCTTTGCTTTCTTATAGGGAATCACCCCTTCATTTCCCCGGATGATAAACACCGTATCAAACTCCAGCCCCTTCGCCCCGTGCATAGTAAGAAGGGAAACTCCTTCCCCCGGCGTCTGCCCGGTTTTTTCTCTCATCTTTTCCTGATCTTCCACATGATCCAGCCACTCTGGGATCGTGCGGCAGGATTTAGAAAGTTCCTGTACTTCATCCAGCACTTCCAGCCATTTCCCCGGATCTGTCTGCCGGTATTCTCCATGGCTTTTTAGAAATTCGTCATATCCCACATGCTTCCGGATATATTGGATCGCGGCATAGGGCGTCTGCTTTTCGATCATTTTCATATCCCATTCCAACTGATCGATCCGGTCCTGCATCCAGACCTTATCGCAGTAAAAATTCCGCAGTGTTTCATAACTGATCCTTTCTTCCCGCAGGCTGTCCCGTCCGATATATCGATTGGGACGATTGGAGATCCGCAGAAAATGCTTTTTCTCCAGCTTTCCCTGAGAAAGCGCCAGATAGCTGCAGATATCCTTTACCGCAAAATGGACGTACAGATCCTCCGGCCTCTCCTTCATCACGAATGGGATTCCACGGGCGGCAAGCGTTTCCGCCAGCGCTCTTCCCTCTGCCGCTGTGCGGAACAGCACAGCCATCTGGGAAAAAGGCTCGCCTTCTTGGAAAAGCTTTTTTATCTGGGAGAGTACATACTGACTTTCTTCTACAGGGTCTTTGACCTCCTGTATATGGACCGCTTCCCCTTTCCCGTTCCTGGCTTCCAGCTTTTTGGGCCACCGCTTCTTGTTGTGTTGGATCACCCGCAGGGCGCCGTCTACGATGTAGCCGCCAGACCGGTAATTTGTCCCCAGCACAATTTTCTCTGCTTTGGGATAATCTTTCTCAAATTCCAGCATGATCCCCGGTCTTGCTCCTCGGAACCCATAGATCGACTGATCGTCGTCTCCTACTACGAACAGATTGCCGCTTTCCCCCGCCAAGAGGCGCAGCACGTCATACTGAACCTGGTTGATGTCCTGGAACTCATCTACCAGGATATAAGCGAACCTGGACTGCCATTTCGCCAGAATATCCGGCCGATTCTGGAACAGCCGCAGACAGTAGAGCAGCATATCTTCAAAATCAATCTTCCCCAACTCTTTTTTTCGTTTCTCATAGTTTTGGAAAACTGCCTGGAAACGGTCTTTTCCACAGCACTTTGGCTCATAATCTTCCAGCTTTAGCTTACGGTTCTTAAAACTGCCGATTTCTCCCGCCAGATCACGTATCATGTCTTCTTCTCCATCCAGGTCCTCAGAGACAGAAAGCTCTGCCAAAATCTGCGAAAGAAGCCCTTTCTTCTCTTCCCCCGTCAAAAGCCGGATCCTGGAAGCTCCATAAGCCCACTTTAGGATCCCATAATAGAATCCGTGGAAGGTGCCAAAAGTAACAGGATATTGGCCCTCGCCCATGACCTGATGAAACCGCTGCCGCATCTCTTCCGCCGCATACCGGGTAAAGGTAATGACCAGAATCTCTTCTGGCCTTACCCTATACCTGGTGATAAGATATTCAATTCGTTTTGCAATGGTAAGCGTTTTCCCGGAACCGGGACCGGCAAGGACCATGCAAGGTCCTTCCTTGCAGGCGACCGCCTGCTTCTGAGCTTGGTTTAACTCCATAGATACCCCTTACTTGCTTAATAATTCAATCCCCTTGCGGATCCGGCGCAAAGACTCTTCTTTCCCTAAGATCTCCATGATCTCCGTAGCTCCTCCCGGCGTTGTCTGCTTCCCAGAAACGGCGGTACGCACCGGCCACATTACGAATCCCGTCTTCACACCTTTTTCATCCACATATTTTTTCAGCGTCTCAAATAAAGCATCGTTGCTGAAATCCTCCTGCTCTTCCAGAATCGGGAGCAGGTCCCGCAGCACTTCCAGCGAATTCTCCTCGTTGGTCTTCATCTTCTTATGGCAGTACATAGACGTGTCATATTCCGGAAGCTCCTCAAAGAAATCTATCTGCTCCCGGATGTCTGGAAATACTTCAATCCTGGTCTTTACCAGCGCCGCGATCTTCTTCAGGTCGCAGTCTCTTGCGACAGCTTCTTTGATGTAAGGTTCCGCCATCTCATAGAAACGGTCAAAATCCATAGCCTTCAGATATTCTCCATTCATCCATTTCAGCTTGACGATATCAAATACTGCCGGGGATTTGCTCATATTCCGGTAATCAAATTCTTTCACCAACTCTTCCAGGGAGAAGATCTCCTGATTTCCAGAAGGACACCATCCCAGAAGCGCCACATAATTGACAACAGCCTCGGTTACAAAGCCCTGGTCGATCAGGTCTTCATAGGAAGAATGGCCGCACCGTTTGGAAAGCTTCTTGTGATTTTCATCGGTGATCAGCGGACAGTGCACATAAGTCGGCACTTCCCAGCCAAACGCCTCATAAATCTTATTGTATTTGGGCGCCGAGGAAAGATATTCATTTCCCCGGACCACATGAGTGATCCCCATCAGGTGATCGTCGATCACGTTGGCGAAATTGTAGGTAGGATAACCATCGGATTTGATCAGGATCAGATCTTCCAGCTCTTCATTCGGCACTGTGATCTCTCCATATATATCATCGTGAAACGTAGTGGTCCCCTCCGTCGGCATGTTAAAACGGATCACATACGGCTTCCCGGCCGCCAGATTTGCCTCTACTTCTTCTTTGCTAAGCCCAAGGCAGTGCTTATCATAAACGACAATCTGAGTCCCCTCCTCGGAAACACTTGACTTCAGGGAATCCAGACGCTCTTTGTCACAGAAACAATAGTAGGCGTCCCCTTGGTCGATCAGCTGTTTCGCGTACTTCAGATACAGCCCGGATTTATTGCGTTCGCTCTGCACATAGGGGCCTACGCCTCCATCTTTATCCGGTCCCTCATCGTGGATCAGACCTGTTTCTTCCAGCGTATGATAGATGATCTCCAGCGCCCCTTCTACAAACCGCTCCTGATCTGTATCCTCGATCCGAAGGATAAAATCTCCGCCTGCGTGTTTCGCGATCAGATAAGCATAGAGCGCTGTTCTCAAATTTCCCACATGCATCCTCCCCGTAGGACTGGGAGCGAATCTTGTTCTTACTTTTTCCATGGTTATTCTCCTAACTCTCTCATGATATTCTCTAGTGTATCGTCCACTCTCTGGTTGATCACCAGATCCGCGGACCGGTCGGAAAAATGGGGGTTGGAATGAACCACCACCAATTTATCTCCTTCATAATAATTCACTAACTGGGTACAAAGATAGGTATTCAGATTAGTCCCAAGAGCCAGCAGCATATCTGCCTTCTGTACCTCCTGGGCCGCGCGGGTGATCACACTGTTGTCTACCATCTCCCCAAAGAAACATACATCTGGGCGGATGGGCGTATTGCAGTTCTCACACAGCGGCACCCGCCTTGACTCCTTGATATATTCCACCGGATAGGTCCTTCCGCAATGGGGACAGTGATTCTCATAAACGCTTCCGTGCAGATTGATCACATTCCGGCAGCCCGCCCTCTGGGGAAGCCCATAGATCCTCCTGGTAATGACAGACTGGATCAATCCTTTTTGCTCCAGTTTGGCCATCTCAAGGAATCCCTTTCCCGGCGGGATATCCAGGGATGTCAAGATCTCGTTCCTGTAAAAATCAAAAAACTGCTCTTTCCGTGTGGAGTAAAAGGAACTCGAAAACATTTCTTCCAGGGAAAATCCGTACTTTGCCTCGATCTCATAGGACTCTTTTCCATCCCGGATCGGCGGATAGCCGTTCTCCAACAGCATTTCATAGCCGCTTAAGACTGTAGTATACTTGCTTTCCTGCAGCATCTGCAGAAGTCTTTTCTCCAACATTTGCACCCCTCCCCACTGAAACTGACTAGTTTAAAAATCCATCTTAGGATAGCCATATTGTACCATAGTTGATTTATCGCCTCAAGCCTTTCCCCTTTTCTTAAATATCTTTCTCTCTTTCCAGTAGCGGATCTGGAAAAACTCCCTGGGAATCGATACGATCAGTACAATGCCAAACACGATCGCAAAAGCGATCTTCAAGGCTTCCATTCCTCTCTGTCCAGCCAATGCCATCTGTCCCGTTACCAGGTAATAGGCCGTGAAATAGACACCCGCCCCAGGGACTAGGGGAAATATCCCGGAAATCAAAAAAATCGTAATAGGACATTTCATTCGTACCGTCAGCATCCGGGAGATCAGCACCACCGCCAGCGTACCGAAGAAAGAAGCCATCGCCGCGGAAAAACCCCATCCATCCGTACACAGCACATAGATCATCCATCCTGCCGCTCCCGTCATCCCGCAGCAGTAATAGAAGCGCCTGGGCACATTGAATAAGACAGCGAAGGCGATCGTCCCCCCAAAAGAACACAGGATATTGACTAAAATATGAAAGATCATAGAACGCTTCCTCCAACCATATTACTGTAGATACTAAGGGTAATTCCCACTCCTACCGCGATATACACAAATACCAGAAGGGCATCGATCATCCGCACTGTCCCGGAGAGGAAATCACTATCCGCAATGTCCCTGATCGCGTTGACAAAAGCCATCCCCGGAACCAACGGCATAATCGCGCAACTGATCATCCCTTCCAGGCGAAGCGGCCCAAAGAGCGGCACTTGCTGGGCTAAAAGAGCCAGAGCGGTGATCACGA is part of the Lachnospiraceae bacterium KGMB03038 genome and encodes:
- a CDS encoding NAD-dependent deacetylase; the protein is MLEKRLLQMLQESKYTTVLSGYEMLLENGYPPIRDGKESYEIEAKYGFSLEEMFSSSFYSTRKEQFFDFYRNEILTSLDIPPGKGFLEMAKLEQKGLIQSVITRRIYGLPQRAGCRNVINLHGSVYENHCPHCGRTYPVEYIKESRRVPLCENCNTPIRPDVCFFGEMVDNSVITRAAQEVQKADMLLALGTNLNTYLCTQLVNYYEGDKLVVVHSNPHFSDRSADLVINQRVDDTLENIMRELGE
- a CDS encoding DUF1292 domain-containing protein; this translates as MGAKNTNYEEDMITVTLTLDNDEVVECAVLTTYQAGGNEYIALLPMDESGDDMTGDVYLYRYREVDGEPTLENIDDDDEYEAAADAFDEWMDEQEFEELPDME
- a CDS encoding ATP-dependent helicase, with translation MELNQAQKQAVACKEGPCMVLAGPGSGKTLTIAKRIEYLITRYRVRPEEILVITFTRYAAEEMRQRFHQVMGEGQYPVTFGTFHGFYYGILKWAYGASRIRLLTGEEKKGLLSQILAELSVSEDLDGEEDMIRDLAGEIGSFKNRKLKLEDYEPKCCGKDRFQAVFQNYEKRKKELGKIDFEDMLLYCLRLFQNRPDILAKWQSRFAYILVDEFQDINQVQYDVLRLLAGESGNLFVVGDDDQSIYGFRGARPGIMLEFEKDYPKAEKIVLGTNYRSGGYIVDGALRVIQHNKKRWPKKLEARNGKGEAVHIQEVKDPVEESQYVLSQIKKLFQEGEPFSQMAVLFRTAAEGRALAETLAARGIPFVMKERPEDLYVHFAVKDICSYLALSQGKLEKKHFLRISNRPNRYIGRDSLREERISYETLRNFYCDKVWMQDRIDQLEWDMKMIEKQTPYAAIQYIRKHVGYDEFLKSHGEYRQTDPGKWLEVLDEVQELSKSCRTIPEWLDHVEDQEKMREKTGQTPGEGVSLLTMHGAKGLEFDTVFIIRGNEGVIPYKKAKMEEEIEEERRLFYVAMTRARERLFVSYVREKNGKDASPSRFVGELFHVR
- a CDS encoding glutamate--tRNA ligase gives rise to the protein MEKVRTRFAPSPTGRMHVGNLRTALYAYLIAKHAGGDFILRIEDTDQERFVEGALEIIYHTLEETGLIHDEGPDKDGGVGPYVQSERNKSGLYLKYAKQLIDQGDAYYCFCDKERLDSLKSSVSEEGTQIVVYDKHCLGLSKEEVEANLAAGKPYVIRFNMPTEGTTTFHDDIYGEITVPNEELEDLILIKSDGYPTYNFANVIDDHLMGITHVVRGNEYLSSAPKYNKIYEAFGWEVPTYVHCPLITDENHKKLSKRCGHSSYEDLIDQGFVTEAVVNYVALLGWCPSGNQEIFSLEELVKEFDYRNMSKSPAVFDIVKLKWMNGEYLKAMDFDRFYEMAEPYIKEAVARDCDLKKIAALVKTRIEVFPDIREQIDFFEELPEYDTSMYCHKKMKTNEENSLEVLRDLLPILEEQEDFSNDALFETLKKYVDEKGVKTGFVMWPVRTAVSGKQTTPGGATEIMEILGKEESLRRIRKGIELLSK
- a CDS encoding threonine/serine exporter → MIFHILVNILCSFGGTIAFAVLFNVPRRFYYCCGMTGAAGWMIYVLCTDGWGFSAAMASFFGTLAVVLISRMLTVRMKCPITIFLISGIFPLVPGAGVYFTAYYLVTGQMALAGQRGMEALKIAFAIVFGIVLIVSIPREFFQIRYWKERKIFKKRGKA